In one window of Thermus aquaticus DNA:
- a CDS encoding thymidine phosphorylase — translation MNPVRFIQAKRDGLAHAKEEMAAFLLGYLRDEVPDYQVSAWLMAVFFRGLSQEETLWLTEIMAHSGKVLDLSHLPHPVDKHSSGGVGDKTTLVVAPILAASGCTVAKMSGRGLAHTGGTIDKLESIPGWRGEMTEAEFLERARKVGLVIAAQSQELAPLDGKLYALRDVTATVESLPLIASSIMSKKLAAGARSIVLDVKVGKGAFMKTLEAARALAEAMVAIGKGASRRVRAVLTSMEAPLGQAVGNALEVREAILALKGEGPEDLLQVALTLAEEALKLEGLDPGLARRALEEGRALEKFRAFLEAQGGDPRVVEDLSLLPLGEELALLSQEEGVVQEVDALKVGLAVLALGGGRRKKGEAIDHGVGVHLLKKPGDRVERGEALALVYHRNRGLEEALGLLGEAFRLGESASPSPLVLGMV, via the coding sequence ATGAACCCCGTGCGCTTCATCCAGGCCAAGCGGGACGGCCTGGCCCACGCCAAAGAGGAGATGGCGGCCTTCCTCCTGGGCTATCTGAGGGACGAGGTTCCCGATTACCAGGTTTCCGCCTGGCTCATGGCCGTCTTCTTCCGGGGGCTTTCCCAGGAAGAGACCCTCTGGCTCACGGAGATCATGGCCCATTCGGGGAAGGTCCTGGACCTCTCCCACCTCCCCCACCCCGTGGACAAGCACTCCTCCGGAGGGGTGGGGGACAAGACCACCCTGGTGGTGGCCCCCATCCTGGCCGCCAGCGGGTGCACGGTGGCCAAGATGTCGGGCCGGGGCCTGGCCCACACCGGGGGGACCATTGACAAGCTGGAGTCCATCCCGGGCTGGCGGGGGGAGATGACGGAGGCGGAGTTCCTGGAAAGGGCGAGGAAGGTGGGCCTGGTCATCGCCGCCCAGAGCCAGGAACTGGCCCCCTTGGACGGGAAGCTCTACGCCCTCAGGGACGTGACGGCCACGGTGGAAAGCCTTCCCCTCATCGCCAGCTCCATCATGAGCAAAAAGCTGGCCGCCGGGGCCAGGAGCATCGTTCTGGACGTGAAGGTGGGCAAGGGGGCCTTCATGAAGACCCTCGAGGCCGCCCGTGCCCTAGCGGAGGCCATGGTGGCCATCGGAAAGGGGGCTTCGCGCCGGGTGCGGGCGGTCCTCACCAGCATGGAGGCTCCCTTGGGGCAGGCGGTGGGGAACGCCTTAGAGGTGCGGGAGGCCATCCTCGCCCTGAAAGGGGAAGGCCCTGAGGATCTTTTGCAGGTGGCCCTCACCCTGGCCGAGGAGGCCCTGAAGCTTGAGGGGTTGGACCCCGGTCTGGCCCGGAGGGCCTTGGAGGAGGGAAGGGCCTTGGAGAAGTTCCGGGCTTTCCTCGAGGCCCAGGGGGGGGACCCCAGGGTGGTGGAGGACCTTTCCCTGCTTCCCCTCGGGGAAGAGCTTGCCCTCCTCTCCCAGGAAGAGGGGGTGGTCCAGGAGGTGGATGCCCTGAAGGTGGGCCTCGCCGTCCTCGCCCTGGGCGGGGGGCGGCGGAAGAAGGGGGAGGCCATAGACCACGGGGTGGGGGTGCACCTCCTGAAGAAGCCCGGGGACCGGGTGGAAAGGGGAGAGGCCCTGGCCCTGGTCTACCACCGGAACCGGGGCCTGGAGGAGGCCCTGGGCCTCCTTGGGGAAGCCTTCCGGCTTGGGGAGAGCGCCAGCCCCTCGCCTCTGGTCCTGGGCATGGTCTAA
- a CDS encoding peptidoglycan DD-metalloendopeptidase family protein, with protein sequence MKRRPARYTLLLTRSGGGSRALSLPGWVPALLLAFLALWSGANLYLWHRAREVRALEARIQALSQEARRLSLALEAERAKNGALSQEAQRTQKELEELRRAIEELRRRAGLSPINALPVRYQEGGQGGGAMEAWAEVRAAVLDLRNQVQELTPALERALEIERSLPAGLPLRRYEGVTSFFGMRKNPFGWGMEFHDGLDFAAPYGTPVHATGSGVVAQAGWMGPYGLAVLLDHAEGYQTLYGHLSRLLVRPGERVERGQVLGYVGSTGRSTGPHLHYSVYRRGVAVDPRPYLDPAWASR encoded by the coding sequence ATGAAACGGCGGCCCGCCCGCTATACCCTCCTCCTCACCCGAAGCGGAGGAGGAAGCCGGGCCCTCTCCCTTCCCGGCTGGGTCCCGGCCCTCCTTCTGGCCTTCCTGGCCCTTTGGAGCGGGGCTAACCTCTACCTCTGGCACCGGGCCCGGGAGGTGCGGGCCCTGGAGGCCCGGATCCAGGCCCTCTCCCAGGAGGCCAGGCGGCTATCCCTGGCCCTCGAGGCGGAAAGGGCCAAAAACGGCGCCCTCTCCCAGGAGGCCCAGCGCACGCAAAAGGAGCTGGAGGAGCTCAGGAGGGCCATAGAAGAGCTCCGCCGCCGGGCGGGGCTTTCCCCCATCAACGCCCTTCCCGTGCGCTACCAGGAGGGCGGGCAGGGGGGCGGGGCCATGGAGGCCTGGGCCGAGGTGCGGGCCGCGGTCTTGGACCTGAGGAACCAGGTTCAGGAGCTCACCCCCGCCCTGGAGCGCGCCCTGGAGATAGAGCGGAGCCTGCCCGCGGGGCTTCCCCTTAGGCGTTACGAGGGCGTTACCTCCTTCTTCGGCATGCGGAAAAACCCCTTCGGCTGGGGCATGGAGTTCCACGACGGCCTGGACTTCGCCGCCCCTTACGGGACCCCCGTCCACGCCACGGGCTCGGGGGTGGTGGCCCAGGCGGGGTGGATGGGCCCCTACGGCCTCGCCGTCCTCCTGGACCACGCCGAGGGGTACCAGACCCTTTACGGCCACCTCTCCCGTCTCCTGGTCCGACCGGGGGAGCGGGTGGAGCGGGGCCAGGTCCTGGGCTATGTGGGCTCCACGGGACGCTCCACGGGTCCCCATCTGCACTATTCCGTTTACCGCCGGGGCGTGGCCGTGGATCCCAGGCCATACCTGGACCCCGCCTGGGCCTCCCGGTAG
- a CDS encoding Uma2 family endonuclease, whose amino-acid sequence MATRYRFGLEAYERLFRGVKNVELLEGEVYEMSPIGPRHAWKVARLVRAFLEALGDQAVVWPQNPIRIPPHSEPQPDLALLKPRDYGEALPTPEDVLLLVEVADSSLDHDQERKLPILAQAGIPEVWILDLEQNLLHAFRHPKEGVYTERRTFLPGEEAEPLAFPGVRIAWD is encoded by the coding sequence ATGGCCACCCGGTACCGCTTCGGGCTTGAAGCCTACGAGAGGCTCTTCCGGGGGGTCAAGAACGTGGAACTCCTGGAGGGGGAGGTCTACGAGATGAGCCCCATCGGCCCCAGGCACGCCTGGAAGGTAGCCAGGCTGGTCCGGGCCTTCCTGGAGGCCCTAGGGGACCAGGCGGTGGTCTGGCCCCAGAACCCCATCCGCATCCCTCCCCACTCGGAACCCCAGCCGGACCTGGCCCTCCTAAAGCCCAGGGACTACGGGGAGGCCCTCCCCACCCCGGAGGACGTCCTCCTCCTCGTGGAGGTGGCGGACTCCAGTCTGGACCACGACCAAGAAAGAAAGCTTCCCATCTTAGCCCAGGCGGGCATCCCCGAGGTCTGGATTTTAGACCTGGAGCAGAACCTCCTCCACGCCTTCCGCCACCCCAAGGAGGGGGTCTACACGGAGCGTCGGACCTTCCTCCCCGGGGAAGAGGCGGAGCCCCTGGCCTTCCCCGGGGTAAGGATAGCCTGGGACTAA
- a CDS encoding LCP family protein — protein MRPRPSFLLLALALFALGVVLSLPRSPKEEDLRPRRLGPLPEVGVVVAARDVEYCGYHTPCGPGSRTDTIFYLRLVGGEVKGVAVPRDLYSPVAGGKINAAYGRGGAELLKRAVEEATGLVAERHLILTLESVARVVDAVGGVEVVLEKPMRYTDRAARLYIDFPAGRLHLSGEDAVKYMRFRHEALGDYARLDRIKEVMGQVLRKAQNPATWPALTLALQEVWRELDTDLSLEEVLPHLPALRGLRLSLATLPTREGPGTFLYVDEGAKRTFLAAFFGAATPAAPPKVEVRLKGLPELVAWAQTFLAKEGIQAEAEVAQVAKSGVYTKDPEAGAYFADLFHLPLLAPHVPVPGVVVELGQDLLQ, from the coding sequence ATGCGCCCTAGACCTTCCTTCCTTCTTCTCGCCCTGGCCCTCTTCGCCTTGGGGGTGGTCCTCTCCCTGCCCCGGAGCCCCAAGGAGGAGGACCTCCGCCCCAGGCGGCTTGGGCCCCTCCCCGAGGTGGGGGTGGTGGTGGCCGCCCGGGACGTGGAGTACTGCGGCTACCACACCCCCTGCGGCCCGGGAAGCCGCACCGACACCATCTTCTACCTGCGCCTGGTGGGCGGGGAGGTCAAGGGGGTAGCCGTCCCCCGGGACCTCTACAGTCCTGTGGCCGGGGGCAAGATCAACGCCGCCTACGGCCGGGGTGGGGCGGAGCTTCTGAAGCGGGCGGTGGAGGAGGCCACGGGGCTGGTGGCGGAGAGGCACCTGATCCTCACTCTGGAAAGCGTGGCCCGGGTGGTAGACGCCGTGGGCGGGGTGGAGGTGGTCCTGGAGAAGCCCATGCGCTACACGGACCGGGCCGCCAGGCTCTACATTGACTTCCCCGCAGGCCGCCTCCACCTCTCGGGAGAGGACGCCGTCAAGTACATGCGCTTCCGCCACGAGGCCCTGGGGGACTACGCCCGCCTGGACCGCATCAAGGAGGTGATGGGGCAGGTTCTCAGGAAGGCGCAGAACCCGGCCACCTGGCCTGCCCTCACCCTGGCCCTACAGGAGGTCTGGCGGGAGCTGGACACGGACCTCTCCCTGGAGGAGGTCCTGCCCCACCTGCCCGCTCTGAGGGGCCTCAGGCTCTCCCTAGCCACCCTGCCCACCCGGGAAGGGCCCGGCACCTTCCTGTACGTGGACGAAGGGGCCAAAAGAACCTTCCTTGCCGCTTTCTTCGGCGCGGCCACCCCCGCCGCCCCGCCAAAGGTGGAGGTGCGCCTCAAGGGCCTTCCCGAGCTCGTCGCCTGGGCCCAGACCTTTTTGGCCAAAGAGGGCATCCAGGCCGAGGCCGAGGTGGCCCAGGTGGCGAAAAGCGGGGTCTACACCAAAGACCCGGAAGCCGGGGCTTACTTCGCCGACCTCTTCCACCTGCCCCTCCTCGCTCCCCACGTTCCTGTGCCGGGGGTGGTGGTGGAGCTGGGTCAGGACCTGCTACAATGA
- a CDS encoding IS5 family transposase (programmed frameshift), whose product MPLRRCYPSDLTDEEWALLEPLIPAPKPGGRPAKVSRREIMNVILYVLKNGIPWRAMPHDLPHWSTVYHYFRRWQKEGVWEKAVQALVRRDREREGRPASPSALVMDSQSVKNDGKRGPRGNDGAKKVKGRKRQILTDTGGRLLKVFVHPANEHDKWGGRALLAGMDLSLWPRVRKLFVDWGYRGLKETASSLGLELEVVARPYAGVRGVWVREGAEVPEIPRERGFKPLPKRWVVERTFAWLGRNRRLAKDYEENPLVSEAWVYLGMLRLLVKRLARAV is encoded by the exons GTGCCTCTTAGACGATGTTACCCCAGCGACCTAACCGACGAGGAGTGGGCCCTCCTGGAGCCCCTCATTCCCGCCCCCAAGCCCGGCGGCCGGCCCGCCAAGGTGTCCAGAAGAGAGATCATGAACGTCATCCTTTACGTCCTGAAGAACGGCATCCCCTGGCGAGCCATGCCCCATGACCTGCCCCATTGGTCCACCGTCTACCACTACTTTCGCCGGTGGCAGAAGGAGGGGGTGTGGGAGAAAGCGGTGCAAGCCCTGGTCCGCCGGGACCGGGAGCGAGAAGGGAGACCCGCTTCCCCCAGCGCCCTGGTCATGGACAGTCAGTCGGTGAAAA ACGACGGAAAAAGGGGGCCCCGGGGAAACGATGGGGCGAAAAAGGTCAAAGGGAGAAAGCGCCAGATCCTAACGGACACGGGGGGCCGCCTCCTGAAGGTCTTTGTCCACCCGGCCAATGAGCATGACAAGTGGGGTGGGCGGGCCTTGCTGGCGGGGATGGACCTCTCCTTGTGGCCACGGGTGCGGAAGCTTTTCGTGGACTGGGGGTACCGGGGCCTCAAGGAGACGGCTTCTTCCCTGGGTTTGGAGCTAGAGGTGGTGGCCCGTCCCTACGCGGGGGTACGGGGGGTCTGGGTGCGGGAGGGGGCGGAGGTGCCGGAGATTCCGCGGGAGCGTGGGTTCAAGCCTTTACCTAAGAGGTGGGTGGTGGAGAGGACCTTTGCCTGGCTGGGGCGGAACCGGCGTCTTGCCAAGGACTATGAGGAGAACCCTCTGGTAAGCGAGGCCTGGGTCTATCTGGGCATGCTACGATTGTTGGTGAAGCGGCTAGCCAGGGCCGTGTAA
- the fba gene encoding class II fructose-1,6-bisphosphate aldolase has translation MLVTGLEILKKAREEGYGVGAFNVNNMEFLQAVLEAAEEQRSPVILALSEGAMKYGGRALTLMAVELAKEARVPVAVHLDHGSSYESVLRALRAGFTSVMIDKSHEDFETNVRETRRVVEAAHAVGVTVEAELGRLAGIEEHVAVDEKDALLTNPEEARIFMERTGADYLAVAIGTSHGAYKGKGRPFIDHARLERIARLVPAPLVLHGASAVPPELVERFRASGGEIGEAAGIHPEDIKKAISLGIAKINTDTDLRLAFTALIREALNKNPKEFDPRKYLGPAREAVKEVVKSRMELFGSVGRA, from the coding sequence ATGCTGGTTACGGGTCTAGAGATCCTGAAGAAGGCGCGGGAAGAGGGCTACGGGGTGGGGGCCTTTAACGTGAACAACATGGAGTTCCTCCAGGCGGTCCTCGAGGCCGCCGAGGAGCAAAGAAGCCCGGTCATCCTGGCCCTCTCCGAGGGGGCCATGAAGTACGGGGGGCGGGCCCTCACCCTCATGGCCGTGGAGCTGGCCAAGGAGGCCCGGGTGCCGGTGGCCGTGCACCTGGACCACGGCAGTAGCTACGAGAGCGTGCTGAGGGCCCTTCGGGCGGGCTTCACCAGCGTCATGATTGACAAGTCCCACGAGGACTTTGAGACCAACGTGCGGGAGACCCGGCGGGTGGTGGAGGCGGCCCACGCCGTGGGGGTCACGGTGGAGGCGGAGCTGGGGCGGCTTGCTGGCATAGAGGAGCACGTGGCCGTGGACGAGAAGGACGCCCTCCTCACCAACCCCGAGGAGGCCCGCATCTTCATGGAGAGGACGGGGGCCGACTACCTGGCGGTGGCCATCGGCACCAGCCACGGGGCCTACAAGGGGAAGGGCAGGCCCTTCATTGACCACGCCCGGCTGGAAAGGATCGCCAGGCTGGTGCCCGCTCCTTTGGTCCTCCACGGGGCCAGCGCCGTGCCCCCTGAGCTGGTGGAGCGCTTCCGAGCTTCGGGAGGGGAGATCGGCGAGGCGGCGGGGATCCACCCCGAGGACATAAAGAAGGCCATCTCCCTGGGTATCGCCAAGATCAACACCGACACCGACCTGCGCCTGGCCTTCACCGCCCTCATCCGGGAGGCCCTCAACAAGAACCCCAAGGAGTTTGACCCCCGGAAGTACCTGGGCCCAGCCCGGGAGGCGGTGAAGGAGGTGGTGAAAAGCCGCATGGAGCTCTTCGGCTCCGTGGGCCGGGCCTAA
- a CDS encoding bactofilin family protein, translating to MGRMLGRKKRVLTYLGPETEVLGDLKAKGQVRLDGLVRGSVWVEGELEVGCTGRVEGERVEAQAIQVHGEVRADLVAEKVFLAKTARLTGNVRAQALEVEAGAVFVGQSVAGETRALEAPKEA from the coding sequence ATGGGGCGGATGCTGGGTAGAAAGAAACGCGTCCTCACCTACCTGGGCCCGGAAACCGAGGTCCTGGGGGACCTCAAGGCCAAGGGACAGGTGCGCCTAGACGGCCTGGTGCGGGGCTCCGTATGGGTGGAGGGGGAGCTGGAGGTGGGCTGTACCGGCCGGGTGGAGGGGGAAAGGGTGGAGGCCCAGGCCATCCAGGTCCACGGGGAGGTGAGGGCGGACCTGGTGGCAGAGAAGGTCTTCCTGGCCAAGACGGCCCGCCTCACCGGCAACGTCCGGGCCCAGGCCCTGGAGGTGGAGGCGGGGGCGGTCTTCGTCGGCCAGAGCGTGGCCGGGGAGACCCGGGCCCTCGAGGCCCCTAAGGAGGCGTGA
- the panC gene encoding pantoate--beta-alanine ligase, with protein sequence MKVVRTVAELKAALPREGVGFVPTMGYLHQGHLALVERARRENAFVVVSIFVNPLQFGPGEDYHRYPRDLDRDAALLEEAGVDLLFAPEVAEMYPKGFATRVQVEGPLTALWEGEVRPGHFQGVATVVARLFLLVGPERAYFGEKDYQQLLVIRKMVRDLGFPLEVVGVPTVREEDGLALSSRNVYLSPETRKKASVLYRALMAMREVALSGGSVAQALEAGERVLGEVPEFRPDYLAIVHPDTLLPLSRLVPGARGLVAGRFPEARLIDNLEVYP encoded by the coding sequence GTGAAGGTGGTACGCACCGTGGCCGAGCTGAAGGCGGCCCTGCCCCGGGAAGGGGTGGGCTTCGTGCCCACCATGGGCTACCTGCACCAGGGGCACCTGGCCCTGGTGGAGCGGGCCAGGCGGGAGAACGCCTTCGTGGTGGTCTCCATCTTCGTCAACCCCCTCCAGTTCGGCCCCGGGGAGGACTACCACCGCTACCCCCGGGACCTGGATCGGGACGCGGCCCTCCTCGAGGAGGCAGGGGTGGACCTCCTCTTCGCCCCCGAGGTGGCGGAGATGTACCCCAAGGGCTTCGCCACCCGGGTCCAGGTGGAGGGCCCCCTCACCGCCCTCTGGGAAGGGGAGGTGCGCCCCGGGCACTTCCAGGGGGTGGCCACGGTGGTGGCCCGCCTCTTCCTCCTGGTGGGGCCCGAGCGGGCCTACTTCGGCGAGAAGGACTACCAGCAGCTTCTGGTGATCCGCAAGATGGTTAGGGATTTGGGCTTTCCCCTCGAGGTGGTAGGGGTGCCCACGGTGCGGGAGGAGGACGGCCTGGCCCTTTCCAGCCGGAACGTCTACCTCTCCCCGGAAACCCGCAAGAAGGCTTCTGTCCTCTACCGAGCCCTTATGGCCATGCGGGAGGTGGCCCTTTCGGGGGGAAGCGTGGCCCAGGCCTTGGAGGCCGGTGAAAGGGTTTTGGGGGAGGTGCCCGAGTTCCGCCCCGACTACCTGGCCATCGTCCACCCGGACACCCTCCTTCCCCTTTCCCGCCTGGTCCCCGGGGCCAGGGGCCTCGTGGCCGGTCGGTTTCCCGAGGCCAGGCTCATTGACAACCTGGAGGTGTACCCGTGA
- a CDS encoding type IV pilus twitching motility protein PilT, which yields MSEASLEGKQSLLEMLKAMVQARASDIHLQAGAPPTIRVDGKLRPFGNRPLTPKDTEAIAKALLTPEQVEELEYRKEMDFAYTIPGVARFRCNLLRQRGSYGLVMRVVSEVIPSFEALGLPRETLEGLAARERGLILVTGPTGSGKSTTLAAIIDHINRHYAKNIITIEDPIEFLHRHKKSLVVQREVGLDTDSFYSGIKYAMRQDPDVILIGEMRDKETVEAALMAAQTGHLVLSTLHTLDAWRTVNRIIEFFPLHEHQQVRILLAESLLGILSQRLLPRADGAGRVLALEVLIATPYVRELIKDEDKTPQIKEAMMEGSIHGMRTFDQHLVELYKEGLISLEDALSAATSPHEFKLLLTKATGQAY from the coding sequence GTGAGCGAGGCCTCCTTGGAGGGCAAGCAGAGCCTTTTGGAAATGCTTAAGGCCATGGTCCAGGCCCGGGCCTCGGATATCCACCTGCAGGCGGGGGCCCCGCCCACGATCCGAGTGGACGGGAAGCTCAGGCCCTTTGGCAACCGCCCCCTCACCCCCAAGGACACCGAGGCCATCGCCAAGGCCCTCCTTACCCCGGAGCAGGTGGAGGAGCTGGAATACCGCAAGGAGATGGACTTCGCCTACACCATCCCCGGGGTGGCCCGCTTTCGCTGCAACCTCCTCAGGCAGCGGGGAAGCTATGGCCTGGTGATGCGGGTGGTCTCGGAGGTGATCCCTAGCTTTGAGGCCCTGGGGCTTCCCCGGGAGACCCTCGAGGGCCTGGCGGCCAGGGAGCGGGGGCTCATCCTGGTCACCGGGCCCACGGGGTCGGGCAAGAGCACCACTTTGGCGGCCATCATTGACCACATCAACCGGCACTACGCCAAGAACATCATCACCATTGAGGACCCCATAGAGTTTCTGCACCGGCACAAGAAGAGCCTAGTGGTCCAGCGGGAGGTGGGCCTGGACACCGACAGCTTTTACTCCGGGATCAAGTACGCCATGCGCCAGGACCCGGACGTGATCCTGATCGGGGAGATGCGGGACAAGGAGACGGTGGAGGCCGCCCTCATGGCCGCCCAGACCGGCCACCTGGTCCTCTCCACCCTGCACACCCTGGACGCCTGGCGCACGGTCAACCGCATCATTGAGTTCTTTCCCCTCCACGAGCACCAGCAGGTGCGCATCCTCCTGGCCGAATCCCTCCTGGGGATCCTCTCGCAAAGGCTTCTTCCCCGTGCGGATGGGGCGGGGCGGGTTTTGGCCCTCGAGGTCCTCATCGCCACCCCCTACGTGCGGGAGCTCATCAAGGACGAGGACAAGACGCCCCAGATCAAGGAGGCCATGATGGAAGGGAGCATCCACGGGATGCGCACCTTTGACCAGCACCTGGTGGAGCTCTACAAAGAGGGCCTCATCTCCCTGGAGGATGCCCTTTCCGCCGCCACCAGTCCCCACGAGTTCAAGCTCCTCCTCACCAAGGCCACGGGGCAGGCCTACTGA
- the rsfS gene encoding ribosome silencing factor — protein MVKTKEALDLVGRIKDLLWEKKAEGVVALDLRKVSESLDYFVLATATSAPHLQALERHLEEKLKEEGLRPRPAEGQSARWVVLDYGEVVVHLMTREARDYYDLEGFWADAERV, from the coding sequence ATGGTGAAGACCAAGGAGGCGTTGGATCTGGTCGGGCGCATCAAGGATCTCCTTTGGGAAAAGAAGGCGGAAGGCGTGGTGGCCCTGGACCTGAGGAAGGTCTCGGAGAGCCTGGACTACTTCGTCCTGGCCACGGCCACCAGCGCTCCCCACCTTCAGGCCCTGGAGCGGCACCTGGAGGAGAAGCTCAAGGAAGAGGGGCTCCGCCCCCGGCCCGCCGAGGGGCAGAGCGCCCGCTGGGTGGTCCTGGACTACGGAGAGGTGGTGGTCCACCTCATGACCCGGGAGGCCCGGGACTACTACGACCTCGAGGGCTTCTGGGCCGACGCCGAAAGGGTCTAA